Proteins from a genomic interval of Crassostrea angulata isolate pt1a10 chromosome 7, ASM2561291v2, whole genome shotgun sequence:
- the LOC128192140 gene encoding uncharacterized protein LOC128192140 isoform X1, translating into MEASSVFIKTEIEDAEYERSYNYSSNDTLVNNEEDYTVTVNPEAVLDIKYEREEDPTSNNSESIAAFSSNASGLTGDNDVSDSSQPKEPPVHKEVNRRKRKLRVRRLDARQIEETCEENEESAMVSQVKTEPEEFSTIWNSEDTNSFDGTAIKMEDTDNGLGSDSNYMEGGSNGTTEVAPGEDFVIKTESESLEDESSAYSNHVQSTSKRKRRSLEENSDAFQNVPVGNLMSLQEFEGDASKSIRGRTGNRSSEAKEKTRKTWFLDEDKGMWKRRSWYEEEAKNMMQKTQEDLKQIEELYSSKSGGQSKETYISILQSSAEKPETKVENKREVKRLVGRKRSRYEEKTELMKRKTEEDEEFIDSLKTMFKRPADTSEHSNQSIDSTSSPPESGASENCDKSAILSTSLLTLTELSEFNERRRGSNKVPIEEDKWKELSSKSSEELEQEIAELNGKRRLTVPRKSMYEEKTRDMNRKTQEDEELIKGLQSLSKGKLVSKDSKEYKQLLSDTSVLSESIKEQVEISPNTFEYQPGPGVPVKKIIMPTENSLTYLIPQRWESDEALGDMAEYAPVLYSNKKHPDLKEKIPQWNLRAPMIAKIWRDLPEHTREAYKAQCKQNKLKKEDDQKKMLEEELKKHSSKKPKQSRGSDIAYRASVPAPPIAPVRQSQRLMSKSNNTATAADIKVKDSPERSSSPGSGNIDLRRSKYAEKTMMLNMKSERDKAMMAEANLPVPRDGPSDRLPGSHYALSMQMMALKTRQEMATLAQLIPQEKVAAIQSRQAIIPKDQRIEEEIEENPPPTVYIIDHGKLVQARLNGNQRTSDSPPVQKDVNLNQNSVFYVRKSRYNEEPEKSVVMEESVLMCSECGEEFTSVSDMDSHKTLSHNYKPSVVLPKEDTALPFIKFEPVDEDFDKIENSSCYAEVDSSKGRKKKSKGKLKVKVGKSRKKSSDEAQTNCGTCDTDIKIKTEVL; encoded by the exons ATGGAGGCCAGTTCAGTATTTATAAAAACGGAGATTGAAGATGCAGAATATGAGAGGAGTTATAACTATTCATCGAATGATACATTAGTCAATAATGAGGAGGACTATACAGTCACGGTCAATCCAGAGGCTGTATTGGATATCAAATATGAACGAG AAGAGGACCCCACTTCAAATAATTCAGAATCAATAGCTGCATTTTCCAGCAATGCCTCTGGCTTAACCGGTGACAATGATGTTTCAGACTCTTCACAACCAAAAGAACCGCCTGTGCACAAAGAAGTGAACAG ACGCAAAAGGAAGTTGCGTGTTAGACGTTTGGATGCTAGACAGATAGAAGAAACATGTGAAGAGAATGAAGAAAGCGCAATGGTCAGCCAAG TGAAAACTGAACCCGAAGAGTTTTCAACGATTTGGAATTCTGAGGATACCAATAGTTTTGATGGCACAGCTATCAAGATGGAGGACACTGATAATGGTTTGGGTTCAGACTCCAATTATATGGAAGGGGGCAGCA ATGGAACAACAGAAGTTGCACCTGGAGAGGATTTTGTGATAAAAACTGAATCTGAATCCCTAGAGGATGAAAGTTCAGCATATTCCAACCATGTTCAGAGTACTAGCAAGAGGAAGCG aCGAAGCCTTGAAGAAAATTCGGATGCTTTTCAGAATGTTCCAGTCGGAAATCTGATGAGTTTACAAGAGTTTGAAG GAGATGCTTCAAAATCTATTCGTGGAAGAACCGGCAATCGTAGCAGTGAAGCAAAAGAAAAAACCAGAAAAACCTGGTTTCTAG ATGAAGATAAGGGAATGTGGAAAAGAAGGTCATGGTATGAAGAAGAGGCTAAGAACATGATGCAGAAAACTCAAGAAGACCTGAAACAAATTGAAGAATTGTACTCAAGCAAATCTGGTG GACAGTCAAAAGAAACATACATATCCATTTTGCAGTCTTCAGCAGAAAAGCCAGAGACAAAAG TAGAAAACAAAAGAGAAGTTAAAAGACTTGTTGGAAGAAAGAGATCTCGATATGAAGAGAAAACAGAGTTAATGAAGAGAAAGACAGAGGAGGATGAGGAGTTCATAGACAGTCTGAAAACCATGTTTAAACGCCCAG CTGATACCTCAGAACATTCCAATCAAAGTATTGACAGTACCTCATCTCCTCCTGAGAGCGGGGCTTCAGAAAACTGTGACAAATCGGCAATTCTCTCAACGTCATTATTAACGTTAACAG AATTATCTGAGTTTAATGAGAGAAGAAGAGGATCAAATAAAGTTCCTATTGAGGAAGACAAGTGGAAAGAACTGAGTAGCAAAAGTAGTGAAGAATTAGAGcaag aaataGCTGAATTGAATGGAAAGAGAAGGCTGACTGTGCCACGGAAATCCATGTACGAAGAGAAGACGAGGGACATGAACCGCAAAACTCAGGAGGACGAGGAACTAATCAAAGGGCTACAGTCACTCA GTAAAGGAAAACTGGTGAGCAAGGATTCCAAAGAATACAAGCAATTACTGAGCGATACCTCAGTGCTCTCAGAGAGTATTAAGGAACAAG TTGAAATTTCACCGAACACTTTCGAATACCAACCTGGACCAGGAGTCCCAGTCAAAAAGATCATCATGCCAACAG AAAACTCTCTGACGTATTTAATACCACAAAGGTGGGAATCTGACGAAGCATTGGGAGACATGGCTGAGTATGCACCAGTGTTATATAGCAATAAAAAACATCCTGATCTCAAGGAAAAAATCCCAC AATGGAATTTACGAGCTCCAATGATTGCAAAAATATGGAGAGACTTACCTGAACATACAAGAGAGGCATATAAG gCTCAATGTAAACAGAACAAATTAAAGAAAGAG GATGATCAAAAGAAAATGTTGGAAGAAGAATTGAAGAAGCATTCCTCAAAGAAACCGAAACAGAGCCGTGGCAGCGATATAGCGTACCGTGCCAGTGTCCCAGCCCCGCCCATTGCCCCCGTCAGACAGTCACAGCGCCTCATGTCAAAGTCTAACAATACTGCGACTGCAGCTG ATATAAAAGTGAAGGATTCACCAGAGAGAAGCTCAAGTCCTGGCAGTGGAAATATAGATT taagAAGGTCCAAATATGCAGAGAAAACTATGATGCTTAACATGAAATCAGAAAGAGATAAAGCAATGATGGCTGAAGCAAATCTACCGGTGCCTAGAG ATGGTCCATCAGACAGGTTGCCTGGTTCCCATTATGCTCTGTCCATGCAAATGATGGCATTGAAAACTCGACAGGAGATGGCTACCCTAGCTCAATTAATACCTCAGGAAAAag tggCAGCTATTCAGTCAAGGCAAGCCATTATACCAAAAGATCAAAG AATTGAGGAGGAAATCGAAGAAAATCCACCACCCACAGTTTACATCATAGACCATGGAAAGTTAGTTCAAGCCAGGCTGAATGGCAATCAAAGAACAAGTGACAGTCCCCCAGTGCAAAAAGACGTGAACTTAAATCAGAATTCTGTGTTCTATGTGCGAAAGTCACGGTACAACGAAGAGCCCGAGAAAAGTGTTGTGATGGAAGAAAGTGTGCTCATGTGTTCAGAATGTGGGGAGGAATTCACCTCGGTGTCCGACATGGATTCACATAAAACTCTGTCCCACAACTACAAACCTTCTGTTGTTCTACCCAAAGAAGACACTGCTTTGCCATTCATCAAGTTCGAACCAGTTGACGAGGACTTTGACAAAATAGAAAACTCGTCTTGCTATGCAGAGGTTGATTCAAGTAAAGGAAGGAAGAAAAAGAGCAAAGGGAaactgaaagtgaaagtaggcaaaagcagaaaaaaatcGTCAGATGAAGCGCAAACAAACTGTGGCACCTGTGATacagatataaaaataaagacgGAGGTCTTATGA
- the LOC128192140 gene encoding uncharacterized protein LOC128192140 isoform X3 yields the protein MEASSVFIKTEIEDAEYERSYNYSSNDTLVNNEEDYTVTVNPEAVLDIKYEREEDPTSNNSESIAAFSSNASGLTGDNDVSDSSQPKEPPVHKEVNRRKRKLRVRRLDARQIEETCEENEESAMVSQVKTEPEEFSTIWNSEDTNSFDGTAIKMEDTDNGLGSDSNYMEGGSNGTTEVAPGEDFVIKTESESLEDESSAYSNHVQSTSKRKRRSLEENSDAFQNVPVGNLMSLQEFEGDASKSIRGRTGNRSSEAKEKTRKTWFLDEDKGMWKRRSWYEEEAKNMMQKTQEDLKQIEELYSSKSGGQSKETYISILQSSAEKPETKVENKREVKRLVGRKRSRYEEKTELMKRKTEEDEEFIDSLKTMFKRPADTSEHSNQSIDSTSSPPESGASENCDKSAILSTSLLTLTELSEFNERRRGSNKVPIEEDKWKELSSKSSEELEQEIAELNGKRRLTVPRKSMYEEKTRDMNRKTQEDEELIKGLQSLRKLVSKDSKEYKQLLSDTSVLSESIKEQVEISPNTFEYQPGPGVPVKKIIMPTENSLTYLIPQRWESDEALGDMAEYAPVLYSNKKHPDLKEKIPQWNLRAPMIAKIWRDLPEHTREAYKAQCKQNKLKKEDDQKKMLEEELKKHSSKKPKQSRGSDIAYRASVPAPPIAPVRQSQRLMSKSNNTATAADIKVKDSPERSSSPGSGNIDLRRSKYAEKTMMLNMKSERDKAMMAEANLPVPRDGPSDRLPGSHYALSMQMMALKTRQEMATLAQLIPQEKVAAIQSRQAIIPKDQRIEEEIEENPPPTVYIIDHGKLVQARLNGNQRTSDSPPVQKDVNLNQNSVFYVRKSRYNEEPEKSVVMEESVLMCSECGEEFTSVSDMDSHKTLSHNYKPSVVLPKEDTALPFIKFEPVDEDFDKIENSSCYAEVDSSKGRKKKSKGKLKVKVGKSRKKSSDEAQTNCGTCDTDIKIKTEVL from the exons ATGGAGGCCAGTTCAGTATTTATAAAAACGGAGATTGAAGATGCAGAATATGAGAGGAGTTATAACTATTCATCGAATGATACATTAGTCAATAATGAGGAGGACTATACAGTCACGGTCAATCCAGAGGCTGTATTGGATATCAAATATGAACGAG AAGAGGACCCCACTTCAAATAATTCAGAATCAATAGCTGCATTTTCCAGCAATGCCTCTGGCTTAACCGGTGACAATGATGTTTCAGACTCTTCACAACCAAAAGAACCGCCTGTGCACAAAGAAGTGAACAG ACGCAAAAGGAAGTTGCGTGTTAGACGTTTGGATGCTAGACAGATAGAAGAAACATGTGAAGAGAATGAAGAAAGCGCAATGGTCAGCCAAG TGAAAACTGAACCCGAAGAGTTTTCAACGATTTGGAATTCTGAGGATACCAATAGTTTTGATGGCACAGCTATCAAGATGGAGGACACTGATAATGGTTTGGGTTCAGACTCCAATTATATGGAAGGGGGCAGCA ATGGAACAACAGAAGTTGCACCTGGAGAGGATTTTGTGATAAAAACTGAATCTGAATCCCTAGAGGATGAAAGTTCAGCATATTCCAACCATGTTCAGAGTACTAGCAAGAGGAAGCG aCGAAGCCTTGAAGAAAATTCGGATGCTTTTCAGAATGTTCCAGTCGGAAATCTGATGAGTTTACAAGAGTTTGAAG GAGATGCTTCAAAATCTATTCGTGGAAGAACCGGCAATCGTAGCAGTGAAGCAAAAGAAAAAACCAGAAAAACCTGGTTTCTAG ATGAAGATAAGGGAATGTGGAAAAGAAGGTCATGGTATGAAGAAGAGGCTAAGAACATGATGCAGAAAACTCAAGAAGACCTGAAACAAATTGAAGAATTGTACTCAAGCAAATCTGGTG GACAGTCAAAAGAAACATACATATCCATTTTGCAGTCTTCAGCAGAAAAGCCAGAGACAAAAG TAGAAAACAAAAGAGAAGTTAAAAGACTTGTTGGAAGAAAGAGATCTCGATATGAAGAGAAAACAGAGTTAATGAAGAGAAAGACAGAGGAGGATGAGGAGTTCATAGACAGTCTGAAAACCATGTTTAAACGCCCAG CTGATACCTCAGAACATTCCAATCAAAGTATTGACAGTACCTCATCTCCTCCTGAGAGCGGGGCTTCAGAAAACTGTGACAAATCGGCAATTCTCTCAACGTCATTATTAACGTTAACAG AATTATCTGAGTTTAATGAGAGAAGAAGAGGATCAAATAAAGTTCCTATTGAGGAAGACAAGTGGAAAGAACTGAGTAGCAAAAGTAGTGAAGAATTAGAGcaag aaataGCTGAATTGAATGGAAAGAGAAGGCTGACTGTGCCACGGAAATCCATGTACGAAGAGAAGACGAGGGACATGAACCGCAAAACTCAGGAGGACGAGGAACTAATCAAAGGGCTACAGTCACTCA GAAAACTGGTGAGCAAGGATTCCAAAGAATACAAGCAATTACTGAGCGATACCTCAGTGCTCTCAGAGAGTATTAAGGAACAAG TTGAAATTTCACCGAACACTTTCGAATACCAACCTGGACCAGGAGTCCCAGTCAAAAAGATCATCATGCCAACAG AAAACTCTCTGACGTATTTAATACCACAAAGGTGGGAATCTGACGAAGCATTGGGAGACATGGCTGAGTATGCACCAGTGTTATATAGCAATAAAAAACATCCTGATCTCAAGGAAAAAATCCCAC AATGGAATTTACGAGCTCCAATGATTGCAAAAATATGGAGAGACTTACCTGAACATACAAGAGAGGCATATAAG gCTCAATGTAAACAGAACAAATTAAAGAAAGAG GATGATCAAAAGAAAATGTTGGAAGAAGAATTGAAGAAGCATTCCTCAAAGAAACCGAAACAGAGCCGTGGCAGCGATATAGCGTACCGTGCCAGTGTCCCAGCCCCGCCCATTGCCCCCGTCAGACAGTCACAGCGCCTCATGTCAAAGTCTAACAATACTGCGACTGCAGCTG ATATAAAAGTGAAGGATTCACCAGAGAGAAGCTCAAGTCCTGGCAGTGGAAATATAGATT taagAAGGTCCAAATATGCAGAGAAAACTATGATGCTTAACATGAAATCAGAAAGAGATAAAGCAATGATGGCTGAAGCAAATCTACCGGTGCCTAGAG ATGGTCCATCAGACAGGTTGCCTGGTTCCCATTATGCTCTGTCCATGCAAATGATGGCATTGAAAACTCGACAGGAGATGGCTACCCTAGCTCAATTAATACCTCAGGAAAAag tggCAGCTATTCAGTCAAGGCAAGCCATTATACCAAAAGATCAAAG AATTGAGGAGGAAATCGAAGAAAATCCACCACCCACAGTTTACATCATAGACCATGGAAAGTTAGTTCAAGCCAGGCTGAATGGCAATCAAAGAACAAGTGACAGTCCCCCAGTGCAAAAAGACGTGAACTTAAATCAGAATTCTGTGTTCTATGTGCGAAAGTCACGGTACAACGAAGAGCCCGAGAAAAGTGTTGTGATGGAAGAAAGTGTGCTCATGTGTTCAGAATGTGGGGAGGAATTCACCTCGGTGTCCGACATGGATTCACATAAAACTCTGTCCCACAACTACAAACCTTCTGTTGTTCTACCCAAAGAAGACACTGCTTTGCCATTCATCAAGTTCGAACCAGTTGACGAGGACTTTGACAAAATAGAAAACTCGTCTTGCTATGCAGAGGTTGATTCAAGTAAAGGAAGGAAGAAAAAGAGCAAAGGGAaactgaaagtgaaagtaggcaaaagcagaaaaaaatcGTCAGATGAAGCGCAAACAAACTGTGGCACCTGTGATacagatataaaaataaagacgGAGGTCTTATGA
- the LOC128192140 gene encoding uncharacterized protein LOC128192140 isoform X2 gives MEASSVFIKTEIEDAEYERSYNYSSNDTLVNNEEDYTVTVNPEAVLDIKYEREEDPTSNNSESIAAFSSNASGLTGDNDVSDSSQPKEPPVHKEVNRRKRKLRVRRLDARQIEETCEENEESAMVSQVKTEPEEFSTIWNSEDTNSFDGTAIKMEDTDNGLGSDSNYMEGGSNGTTEVAPGEDFVIKTESESLEDESSAYSNHVQSTSKRKRRSLEENSDAFQNVPVGNLMSLQEFEGDASKSIRGRTGNRSSEAKEKTRKTWFLDEDKGMWKRRSWYEEEAKNMMQKTQEDLKQIEELYSSKSGGQSKETYISILQSSAEKPETKENKREVKRLVGRKRSRYEEKTELMKRKTEEDEEFIDSLKTMFKRPADTSEHSNQSIDSTSSPPESGASENCDKSAILSTSLLTLTELSEFNERRRGSNKVPIEEDKWKELSSKSSEELEQEIAELNGKRRLTVPRKSMYEEKTRDMNRKTQEDEELIKGLQSLSKGKLVSKDSKEYKQLLSDTSVLSESIKEQVEISPNTFEYQPGPGVPVKKIIMPTENSLTYLIPQRWESDEALGDMAEYAPVLYSNKKHPDLKEKIPQWNLRAPMIAKIWRDLPEHTREAYKAQCKQNKLKKEDDQKKMLEEELKKHSSKKPKQSRGSDIAYRASVPAPPIAPVRQSQRLMSKSNNTATAADIKVKDSPERSSSPGSGNIDLRRSKYAEKTMMLNMKSERDKAMMAEANLPVPRDGPSDRLPGSHYALSMQMMALKTRQEMATLAQLIPQEKVAAIQSRQAIIPKDQRIEEEIEENPPPTVYIIDHGKLVQARLNGNQRTSDSPPVQKDVNLNQNSVFYVRKSRYNEEPEKSVVMEESVLMCSECGEEFTSVSDMDSHKTLSHNYKPSVVLPKEDTALPFIKFEPVDEDFDKIENSSCYAEVDSSKGRKKKSKGKLKVKVGKSRKKSSDEAQTNCGTCDTDIKIKTEVL, from the exons ATGGAGGCCAGTTCAGTATTTATAAAAACGGAGATTGAAGATGCAGAATATGAGAGGAGTTATAACTATTCATCGAATGATACATTAGTCAATAATGAGGAGGACTATACAGTCACGGTCAATCCAGAGGCTGTATTGGATATCAAATATGAACGAG AAGAGGACCCCACTTCAAATAATTCAGAATCAATAGCTGCATTTTCCAGCAATGCCTCTGGCTTAACCGGTGACAATGATGTTTCAGACTCTTCACAACCAAAAGAACCGCCTGTGCACAAAGAAGTGAACAG ACGCAAAAGGAAGTTGCGTGTTAGACGTTTGGATGCTAGACAGATAGAAGAAACATGTGAAGAGAATGAAGAAAGCGCAATGGTCAGCCAAG TGAAAACTGAACCCGAAGAGTTTTCAACGATTTGGAATTCTGAGGATACCAATAGTTTTGATGGCACAGCTATCAAGATGGAGGACACTGATAATGGTTTGGGTTCAGACTCCAATTATATGGAAGGGGGCAGCA ATGGAACAACAGAAGTTGCACCTGGAGAGGATTTTGTGATAAAAACTGAATCTGAATCCCTAGAGGATGAAAGTTCAGCATATTCCAACCATGTTCAGAGTACTAGCAAGAGGAAGCG aCGAAGCCTTGAAGAAAATTCGGATGCTTTTCAGAATGTTCCAGTCGGAAATCTGATGAGTTTACAAGAGTTTGAAG GAGATGCTTCAAAATCTATTCGTGGAAGAACCGGCAATCGTAGCAGTGAAGCAAAAGAAAAAACCAGAAAAACCTGGTTTCTAG ATGAAGATAAGGGAATGTGGAAAAGAAGGTCATGGTATGAAGAAGAGGCTAAGAACATGATGCAGAAAACTCAAGAAGACCTGAAACAAATTGAAGAATTGTACTCAAGCAAATCTGGTG GACAGTCAAAAGAAACATACATATCCATTTTGCAGTCTTCAGCAGAAAAGCCAGAGACAAAAG AAAACAAAAGAGAAGTTAAAAGACTTGTTGGAAGAAAGAGATCTCGATATGAAGAGAAAACAGAGTTAATGAAGAGAAAGACAGAGGAGGATGAGGAGTTCATAGACAGTCTGAAAACCATGTTTAAACGCCCAG CTGATACCTCAGAACATTCCAATCAAAGTATTGACAGTACCTCATCTCCTCCTGAGAGCGGGGCTTCAGAAAACTGTGACAAATCGGCAATTCTCTCAACGTCATTATTAACGTTAACAG AATTATCTGAGTTTAATGAGAGAAGAAGAGGATCAAATAAAGTTCCTATTGAGGAAGACAAGTGGAAAGAACTGAGTAGCAAAAGTAGTGAAGAATTAGAGcaag aaataGCTGAATTGAATGGAAAGAGAAGGCTGACTGTGCCACGGAAATCCATGTACGAAGAGAAGACGAGGGACATGAACCGCAAAACTCAGGAGGACGAGGAACTAATCAAAGGGCTACAGTCACTCA GTAAAGGAAAACTGGTGAGCAAGGATTCCAAAGAATACAAGCAATTACTGAGCGATACCTCAGTGCTCTCAGAGAGTATTAAGGAACAAG TTGAAATTTCACCGAACACTTTCGAATACCAACCTGGACCAGGAGTCCCAGTCAAAAAGATCATCATGCCAACAG AAAACTCTCTGACGTATTTAATACCACAAAGGTGGGAATCTGACGAAGCATTGGGAGACATGGCTGAGTATGCACCAGTGTTATATAGCAATAAAAAACATCCTGATCTCAAGGAAAAAATCCCAC AATGGAATTTACGAGCTCCAATGATTGCAAAAATATGGAGAGACTTACCTGAACATACAAGAGAGGCATATAAG gCTCAATGTAAACAGAACAAATTAAAGAAAGAG GATGATCAAAAGAAAATGTTGGAAGAAGAATTGAAGAAGCATTCCTCAAAGAAACCGAAACAGAGCCGTGGCAGCGATATAGCGTACCGTGCCAGTGTCCCAGCCCCGCCCATTGCCCCCGTCAGACAGTCACAGCGCCTCATGTCAAAGTCTAACAATACTGCGACTGCAGCTG ATATAAAAGTGAAGGATTCACCAGAGAGAAGCTCAAGTCCTGGCAGTGGAAATATAGATT taagAAGGTCCAAATATGCAGAGAAAACTATGATGCTTAACATGAAATCAGAAAGAGATAAAGCAATGATGGCTGAAGCAAATCTACCGGTGCCTAGAG ATGGTCCATCAGACAGGTTGCCTGGTTCCCATTATGCTCTGTCCATGCAAATGATGGCATTGAAAACTCGACAGGAGATGGCTACCCTAGCTCAATTAATACCTCAGGAAAAag tggCAGCTATTCAGTCAAGGCAAGCCATTATACCAAAAGATCAAAG AATTGAGGAGGAAATCGAAGAAAATCCACCACCCACAGTTTACATCATAGACCATGGAAAGTTAGTTCAAGCCAGGCTGAATGGCAATCAAAGAACAAGTGACAGTCCCCCAGTGCAAAAAGACGTGAACTTAAATCAGAATTCTGTGTTCTATGTGCGAAAGTCACGGTACAACGAAGAGCCCGAGAAAAGTGTTGTGATGGAAGAAAGTGTGCTCATGTGTTCAGAATGTGGGGAGGAATTCACCTCGGTGTCCGACATGGATTCACATAAAACTCTGTCCCACAACTACAAACCTTCTGTTGTTCTACCCAAAGAAGACACTGCTTTGCCATTCATCAAGTTCGAACCAGTTGACGAGGACTTTGACAAAATAGAAAACTCGTCTTGCTATGCAGAGGTTGATTCAAGTAAAGGAAGGAAGAAAAAGAGCAAAGGGAaactgaaagtgaaagtaggcaaaagcagaaaaaaatcGTCAGATGAAGCGCAAACAAACTGTGGCACCTGTGATacagatataaaaataaagacgGAGGTCTTATGA